The proteins below come from a single Sorghum bicolor cultivar BTx623 chromosome 4, Sorghum_bicolor_NCBIv3, whole genome shotgun sequence genomic window:
- the LOC8081654 gene encoding uncharacterized protein LOC8081654, which translates to MDRLDMMDNINCRRVMTNKPRIEAQSSSSVDRDREKEEDEAQQDEVAEAMKAPLLGWNHNHHEAAGGIGNNRRRLLSKQLSMKETTREAKWEKRRRQILRRSSMVSLNDGGSGSSKSIIDERHYCHHVMRSSSECVMRRLTDEDLDELRGSFELGFGFDEDTGGTHLRDTLPALEFYFAVNRQLSDRKLRTLAAASPTSTLSAVSSSSTLPDIPSPRSPNAGATANGGADSWKIFTPGDNPQLVKTRLRHWAQVVACSIKHG; encoded by the exons ATGGATCGATTGGACATGATGGACAACATCAACTGCCGTCGGGTGATGACGAACAAGCCACGCATCGAAGCTCAATCCTCTTCGTCGGTCGACAGAGACagggagaaggaggaggacgAAGCACAACAGGACGAAGTGGCCGAGGCGATGAAGGCACCCCTGCTGGGTTGGAATCACAATCACCACGAAGCGGCTGGCGGCATTGGCAACAACAGGAGGCGGCTTCTGTCAAAGCAGCTGTCAATGAAGGAGACTACCAGGGAGGCCAAATGGGAGAAGCGCCGGCGGCAGATACTGCGGCGTAGCAGCATGGTATCGCTAAATGACGGAGGAAGCGGTAGCAGCAAGAGCATCATCGACGAACGGCATTATTGTCATCATGTTATGAGGTCTTCGTCGGAGTGCGTAATGAGGCGCCTGACTGACGAGGACCTTGACGAGCTGCGGGGCTCCTTCGAGCTTGGATTTGGATTCGACGAGGACACCGGCGGAACACACCTGCGTGACACGCTGCCCGCCCTCGAATTCTACTTCGCTGTGAACCGGCAGCTGTCGGACCGCAAGCTGCGGACGCTGGCGGCGGCGAGCCCCACGTCGACTTTATCGGCCGTGTCTTCGTCGTCCACGCTCCCTGACATCCCGAGCCCACGCAGCCCCAACGCCGGTGCAACCGCCAATGGCGGCGCCGACTCATGGAAGATTTTTACCCCAG GTGACAACCCTCAGCTTGTGAAGACGAGGCTGAGGCACTGGGCGCAGGTGGTGGCTTGCTCCATCAAGCACGGCTGA